In the genome of Notamacropus eugenii isolate mMacEug1 chromosome 5, mMacEug1.pri_v2, whole genome shotgun sequence, one region contains:
- the MMP23B gene encoding matrix metalloproteinase-23 isoform X1, whose translation MGPGVSPPAEPPEGTARMTPYRILLGLLCLLPALALLVTLKDTADPSVRATQEDVSLPGPLSLSGPQAPLERSSPKTRTKRYTITPSRLHWDHFNLTYKILSYPRNLINRSETRRGLVAAFRMWSDVSPFTFREVAPDLPSDLKIGFYPINHTDCLRSLVHRCFDGTTGELAHAFFPPNGEIHFDDSEYWIVGETRFSWKKGVWLTNLVHIAAHEIGHALGLMHSLNPNALMHINATLTGKKTISQDEMWGIHRLYGCQDRLSLCPPWARRGFCDTRQKFMKKLCPHSCDFCYEFPFPTMAATPPPPRTKTKLVAEGRNVTFRCGQKIVHKKGKVYWYKDRELLEYSYPGYLDLNEGHMSIIVNAINEGTYTCIVKKRERILTTYSWRIRVNY comes from the exons ATGGGGCCTGGTGTGAGCCCCCCAGCAGAGCCCCCAGAGGGGACAGCCAGGATGACCCCCTACAGAATCCTCCTAggccttctctgcctccttcctgcCCTGGCTCTGCTGGTGACCCTGAAAGACACGGCTGACCCCAGCGTGAGAGCGACTCAG GAAGATGTCAGCTTGCCTGGGCCCCTCAGCCTCAGCGGTCCCCAGGCCCCCCTAGAACGCTCATCCCCTAAAACCCGCACAAAACGCTACACCATCACCCCATCCCGGCTTCACTGGGACCACTTCAACCTCACCTACAA GATCTTGTCCTATCCCCGAAACCTCATCAATCGGAGTGAGACCCGAAGGGGTCTGGTTGCTGCTTTCCGAATGTGGAGTGATGTGTCCCCCTTCACCTTCAGGGAGGTAGCCCCAGACCTGCCCAGTGACCTGAAGATAG GTTTCTATCCCATCAACCACACGGACTGTCTGCGCTCACTGGTGCACAGATGCTTTGACGGGACCACTGGTGAGCTGGCCCACGCCTTCTTCCCCCCCAATGGGGAGATCCACTTTGACGACAGCGAATACTGGATTGTGGGCGAGACCCGCTTCAGCTGGAAAAAAG GCGTCTGGCTCACCAACCTGGTCCACATTGCTGCCCATGAGATTGGCCATGCCCTTGGCCTCATGCACTCCCTGAACCCTAATGCCTTGATGCACATCAATGCCACCCTGACGGGGAAGAAGACCATCTCCCAGGATGAGATGTGGGGCATCCACCGACTCTACG GCTGCCAGGACAGACTGTCCTTGTGCCCGCCCTGGGCACGGAGGGGCTTCTGTGACACCCGCCAGAAGTTCATGAAGAAGCTCTGCCCCCACAGCTGTGACTTCTGCTACG AGTTCCCCTTCCCCACCATGGCGGccacccccccacctcccaggacCAAAACCAAGCTGGTGGCTGAAGGCAGAAACGTCACCTTCCGCTGTGGCCAGAAGATAGTTCACAAGAAAGGCAAAGTCTA CTGGTACAAGGACCGGGAACTCTTGGAGTACTCGTACCCTGGCTACCTGGACCTGAATGAAGGCCACATGAGCATCATCGTCAATGCCATCAACGAAGGCACCTACACGTGCATCgtcaagaagagagagaggatccTCACCACCTACTCCTGGCGCATCCGGGTGAATTACTGA
- the MMP23B gene encoding matrix metalloproteinase-23 isoform X3 codes for MGPGVSPPAEPPEGTARMTPYRILLGLLCLLPALALLVTLKDTADPSVRATQEDVSLPGPLSLSGPQAPLERSSPKTRTKRYTITPSRLHWDHFNLTYKILSYPRNLINRSETRRGLVAAFRMWSDVSPFTFREVAPDLPSDLKIGVWLTNLVHIAAHEIGHALGLMHSLNPNALMHINATLTGKKTISQDEMWGIHRLYGCQDRLSLCPPWARRGFCDTRQKFMKKLCPHSCDFCYEFPFPTMAATPPPPRTKTKLVAEGRNVTFRCGQKIVHKKGKVYWYKDRELLEYSYPGYLDLNEGHMSIIVNAINEGTYTCIVKKRERILTTYSWRIRVNY; via the exons ATGGGGCCTGGTGTGAGCCCCCCAGCAGAGCCCCCAGAGGGGACAGCCAGGATGACCCCCTACAGAATCCTCCTAggccttctctgcctccttcctgcCCTGGCTCTGCTGGTGACCCTGAAAGACACGGCTGACCCCAGCGTGAGAGCGACTCAG GAAGATGTCAGCTTGCCTGGGCCCCTCAGCCTCAGCGGTCCCCAGGCCCCCCTAGAACGCTCATCCCCTAAAACCCGCACAAAACGCTACACCATCACCCCATCCCGGCTTCACTGGGACCACTTCAACCTCACCTACAA GATCTTGTCCTATCCCCGAAACCTCATCAATCGGAGTGAGACCCGAAGGGGTCTGGTTGCTGCTTTCCGAATGTGGAGTGATGTGTCCCCCTTCACCTTCAGGGAGGTAGCCCCAGACCTGCCCAGTGACCTGAAGATAG GCGTCTGGCTCACCAACCTGGTCCACATTGCTGCCCATGAGATTGGCCATGCCCTTGGCCTCATGCACTCCCTGAACCCTAATGCCTTGATGCACATCAATGCCACCCTGACGGGGAAGAAGACCATCTCCCAGGATGAGATGTGGGGCATCCACCGACTCTACG GCTGCCAGGACAGACTGTCCTTGTGCCCGCCCTGGGCACGGAGGGGCTTCTGTGACACCCGCCAGAAGTTCATGAAGAAGCTCTGCCCCCACAGCTGTGACTTCTGCTACG AGTTCCCCTTCCCCACCATGGCGGccacccccccacctcccaggacCAAAACCAAGCTGGTGGCTGAAGGCAGAAACGTCACCTTCCGCTGTGGCCAGAAGATAGTTCACAAGAAAGGCAAAGTCTA CTGGTACAAGGACCGGGAACTCTTGGAGTACTCGTACCCTGGCTACCTGGACCTGAATGAAGGCCACATGAGCATCATCGTCAATGCCATCAACGAAGGCACCTACACGTGCATCgtcaagaagagagagaggatccTCACCACCTACTCCTGGCGCATCCGGGTGAATTACTGA
- the MMP23B gene encoding matrix metalloproteinase-23 isoform X2 — protein sequence MGPGVSPPAEPPEGTARMTPYRILLGLLCLLPALALLVTLKDTADPSVRATQEDVSLPGPLSLSGPQAPLERSSPKTRTKRYTITPSRLHWDHFNLTYKILSYPRNLINRSETRRGLVAAFRMWSDVSPFTFREVAPDLPSDLKIGFYPINHTDCLRSLVHRCFDGTTGELAHAFFPPNGEIHFDDSEYWIVGETRFSWKKGCQDRLSLCPPWARRGFCDTRQKFMKKLCPHSCDFCYEFPFPTMAATPPPPRTKTKLVAEGRNVTFRCGQKIVHKKGKVYWYKDRELLEYSYPGYLDLNEGHMSIIVNAINEGTYTCIVKKRERILTTYSWRIRVNY from the exons ATGGGGCCTGGTGTGAGCCCCCCAGCAGAGCCCCCAGAGGGGACAGCCAGGATGACCCCCTACAGAATCCTCCTAggccttctctgcctccttcctgcCCTGGCTCTGCTGGTGACCCTGAAAGACACGGCTGACCCCAGCGTGAGAGCGACTCAG GAAGATGTCAGCTTGCCTGGGCCCCTCAGCCTCAGCGGTCCCCAGGCCCCCCTAGAACGCTCATCCCCTAAAACCCGCACAAAACGCTACACCATCACCCCATCCCGGCTTCACTGGGACCACTTCAACCTCACCTACAA GATCTTGTCCTATCCCCGAAACCTCATCAATCGGAGTGAGACCCGAAGGGGTCTGGTTGCTGCTTTCCGAATGTGGAGTGATGTGTCCCCCTTCACCTTCAGGGAGGTAGCCCCAGACCTGCCCAGTGACCTGAAGATAG GTTTCTATCCCATCAACCACACGGACTGTCTGCGCTCACTGGTGCACAGATGCTTTGACGGGACCACTGGTGAGCTGGCCCACGCCTTCTTCCCCCCCAATGGGGAGATCCACTTTGACGACAGCGAATACTGGATTGTGGGCGAGACCCGCTTCAGCTGGAAAAAAG GCTGCCAGGACAGACTGTCCTTGTGCCCGCCCTGGGCACGGAGGGGCTTCTGTGACACCCGCCAGAAGTTCATGAAGAAGCTCTGCCCCCACAGCTGTGACTTCTGCTACG AGTTCCCCTTCCCCACCATGGCGGccacccccccacctcccaggacCAAAACCAAGCTGGTGGCTGAAGGCAGAAACGTCACCTTCCGCTGTGGCCAGAAGATAGTTCACAAGAAAGGCAAAGTCTA CTGGTACAAGGACCGGGAACTCTTGGAGTACTCGTACCCTGGCTACCTGGACCTGAATGAAGGCCACATGAGCATCATCGTCAATGCCATCAACGAAGGCACCTACACGTGCATCgtcaagaagagagagaggatccTCACCACCTACTCCTGGCGCATCCGGGTGAATTACTGA